One region of Sulfurisphaera ohwakuensis genomic DNA includes:
- a CDS encoding tetratricopeptide repeat protein codes for MEDSRVIERAKQIFEEYKKTKDPSKLDEVIKLLEGRQDLHSLNQLGLVYLEKGDTKKAIEYFEKALRKAKSNEDRYVINFNLALALFKDKDYTRAYEILRELVNTPLKTHAQRLLAKVCLSMGDIKHVEEARAILESFDEPTEDLIVAYIYLGRNSGRKDYLDKAVNYAELIHNKRLLAEALLSYDDKDKIERALEIFRELKDVKGEARALYKLSFYKSELLYEALQKLEESNEGSPQDKIRLLNELYKRTGVIDFLKQAISIAEKEKEYLFLARAYVELSKKENELENLRKAVMYYEEFIRKNL; via the coding sequence ATGGAGGATAGCCGAGTCATAGAGAGGGCTAAACAAATATTTGAGGAATACAAAAAGACAAAAGATCCCAGTAAGTTAGATGAGGTTATAAAACTTTTAGAAGGAAGGCAAGATTTACACTCTCTAAATCAGTTAGGTTTGGTGTACTTAGAAAAGGGGGATACAAAGAAAGCCATTGAGTATTTTGAAAAAGCCTTAAGAAAAGCAAAAAGTAATGAAGATAGATATGTTATAAATTTTAACCTAGCACTGGCACTTTTCAAAGATAAAGACTATACTAGAGCTTACGAAATACTTAGGGAGTTAGTAAATACTCCTCTAAAAACCCATGCCCAAAGATTGTTAGCAAAAGTATGTTTAAGCATGGGTGATATAAAGCATGTTGAAGAAGCAAGAGCTATACTTGAAAGCTTTGATGAACCAACTGAAGATTTAATAGTTGCTTATATTTACCTAGGAAGAAATAGCGGAAGAAAAGATTATTTAGATAAAGCTGTGAATTACGCTGAACTGATTCATAATAAAAGGCTTCTAGCTGAGGCTTTACTTTCATATGATGATAAGGACAAGATTGAAAGGGCTTTAGAAATTTTTAGAGAACTAAAAGATGTAAAAGGCGAAGCTAGAGCATTGTATAAACTCTCATTCTATAAATCAGAATTACTTTATGAGGCACTACAGAAGTTAGAGGAATCTAATGAAGGTAGTCCTCAGGATAAAATAAGGCTCCTAAATGAGTTATATAAAAGGACTGGTGTTATTGATTTCTTAAAGCAAGCAATTTCTATAGCTGAAAAGGAGAAAGAATACTTGTTCCTCGCTAGAGCTTATGTAGAGCTATCTAAGAAGGAAAACGAATTAGAAAATTTGAGAAAAGCTGTTATGTATTATGAAGAATTTATAAGAAAAAATCTATAA
- a CDS encoding mechanosensitive ion channel domain-containing protein: MSYRLQVVKILLIILILAILDFVVTYLVQLLTEAYPKQLLPYEPAIITGIHVIIVAVGGYYIIKFIQGILSITVYAKIEKGMAGMIKFASDVVFYTLLVLAILVVLHVNLTGVLVGSAVGGIVIGLAVQTIAQNLLSGVLVTSSKTIKPGDSVSLLSWIWGNPIIGEVTKVSLLFTEIKSITGNIFKIPNSAFLGNTVFQKLESENSLVYPLQVIVNADVSADKVLERVKDILKDKIKDETKVEVYFTSKNGGTNVFTAVIHFQKIDELRGLIDLVNSAFDKAYWSAKS; this comes from the coding sequence ATGAGCTACAGGCTTCAAGTAGTTAAAATACTATTGATTATCTTAATACTAGCAATTTTAGACTTCGTTGTAACTTATTTGGTTCAACTCCTTACAGAAGCTTATCCTAAACAACTTTTACCTTATGAGCCGGCAATAATAACTGGTATCCATGTGATAATAGTAGCAGTAGGTGGTTATTACATTATAAAATTCATACAAGGAATTTTATCAATAACAGTTTACGCTAAGATCGAAAAAGGAATGGCAGGGATGATAAAATTCGCATCAGATGTAGTATTTTATACTCTTTTAGTCTTAGCAATATTAGTTGTACTTCACGTAAATTTAACTGGAGTTTTGGTAGGTAGTGCAGTAGGCGGTATAGTAATTGGTTTAGCTGTGCAAACTATTGCCCAGAACTTATTATCTGGTGTTCTTGTAACCTCAAGTAAAACAATAAAACCTGGAGATTCGGTATCTTTACTTTCATGGATATGGGGAAATCCAATTATAGGGGAAGTAACAAAAGTATCCTTGCTTTTCACTGAAATAAAGAGTATTACTGGTAATATCTTTAAAATACCTAACTCGGCTTTTCTAGGAAATACCGTTTTTCAGAAATTAGAATCTGAAAATTCACTTGTATATCCGCTACAAGTTATAGTTAATGCAGATGTGTCAGCGGATAAAGTTCTTGAAAGAGTTAAAGATATATTAAAGGATAAAATTAAGGATGAGACAAAGGTTGAAGTGTACTTCACTTCTAAAAATGGAGGAACTAACGTATTTACTGCTGTTATTCATTTCCAAAAAATAGATGAACTTCGAGGGTTAATAGATTTGGTTAATTCTGCATTCGATAAAGCTTATTGGAGTGCTAAGTCATGA
- a CDS encoding IS110 family transposase — translation MVEEITEAKSSVKGVTNPYRRTEHCGKIHEYRCDKEVGVIGIDISKDYLITSRGRERKYENNKKGYEKILKMKPCAIVLEPTGVYAIRPCQYFKERGIKVLQVSPNILSREKEFRGKKTDFYDAEKLENMADKAKEYEYNPLKELVTLYFFFKDMEVKYENRLKRTLFLVSDNDKINKERLEKLANGDFTQEELYNLEYTPIVLEEIRVLAKTLLETQEKLKEVRRMIEEQVPEDHVLLTIPGIGRLAAGIIIGVVGDIRRFPKPESFVAYCGLDPIVERSGRGVISRGISKRGNKYLRSLFYFLAKMNYSRNPTLLKFYESHKDRLQGKKLYTALARKLARIVWSVWYNNKPYEPK, via the coding sequence ATGGTCGAGGAGATAACTGAAGCAAAGTCTTCGGTCAAGGGCGTGACAAACCCCTACCGTCGGACTGAACATTGTGGAAAAATCCACGAATATAGGTGTGATAAAGAGGTAGGGGTAATAGGAATAGATATATCAAAAGATTATCTAATTACAAGTAGGGGGAGGGAAAGAAAATACGAGAATAATAAGAAGGGTTACGAAAAAATCCTCAAGATGAAACCTTGCGCAATAGTTTTAGAGCCCACTGGAGTATACGCAATAAGGCCTTGCCAATACTTCAAAGAGAGAGGAATAAAAGTACTACAAGTAAGCCCCAACATACTATCGAGGGAGAAGGAGTTTAGAGGAAAGAAAACAGATTTTTATGACGCTGAAAAATTAGAAAACATGGCTGACAAGGCTAAAGAATATGAATACAACCCCTTGAAGGAGTTAGTAACACTCTACTTCTTCTTCAAGGACATGGAAGTAAAATACGAGAACAGGCTAAAGAGGACACTATTCCTAGTAAGTGACAACGACAAGATAAACAAGGAAAGGTTGGAAAAACTCGCAAATGGGGATTTTACACAAGAAGAGCTCTACAACCTAGAATACACACCAATAGTACTTGAAGAAATAAGAGTATTGGCAAAAACACTCTTGGAAACGCAAGAGAAATTGAAAGAAGTTAGGAGGATGATTGAGGAGCAAGTTCCCGAGGATCACGTTTTGTTGACTATCCCGGGAATTGGGAGGCTTGCAGCTGGTATAATTATTGGTGTTGTTGGTGATATTAGGCGCTTTCCTAAGCCAGAATCTTTTGTTGCTTATTGTGGTTTAGACCCAATTGTGGAGAGGAGTGGTAGGGGTGTGATAAGTAGGGGGATTTCTAAGAGGGGTAATAAGTATTTGCGTAGTTTATTCTACTTTCTTGCAAAGATGAATTATTCTAGGAACCCAACGTTGTTGAAGTTTTATGAGTCTCATAAGGATAGGTTACAAGGTAAGAAGTTATATACTGCTTTAGCAAGGAAGTTGGCAAGGATTGTATGGAGTGTTTGGTATAATAATAAGCCTTATGAGCCTAAGTGA
- a CDS encoding MarR family winged helix-turn-helix transcriptional regulator, translated as MEPWEIVLKGNKKFRRLLQKEAEKFGLSYTEVQVLYFLKNGEKNVTSLANFADVNKSTMVEVLDKLEKKGFIIRERDTQDRRVVIVKITDAGLKILEDVRGKYKELIVSLLSKIKDPSCVVEFFEILINEAEKDETI; from the coding sequence TTGGAACCATGGGAAATAGTGCTTAAGGGTAATAAGAAATTTCGTAGGCTCTTACAGAAAGAGGCTGAAAAATTTGGTTTATCATATACTGAGGTACAAGTCCTTTACTTTTTAAAGAATGGGGAGAAAAATGTTACTTCTTTAGCAAATTTTGCTGACGTAAATAAGTCTACTATGGTCGAAGTATTAGATAAGCTAGAGAAAAAAGGATTTATTATCAGAGAAAGAGATACTCAAGATAGAAGAGTTGTAATTGTTAAGATTACAGATGCAGGTTTAAAAATATTAGAAGATGTAAGAGGCAAATATAAGGAGTTAATTGTATCCTTATTAAGTAAAATTAAAGATCCTTCTTGTGTAGTCGAATTTTTTGAGATATTAATTAATGAAGCAGAAAAAGACGAAACTATTTAA
- a CDS encoding glycosyltransferase family 4 protein — MKLLITNHRDIFHPQAGGAERVIYEVSRRLVKKGFDITWLSENAGNFNDELDGIKFLHAGNKYTLHFHSLSYAKRGYDVVIDSVAHAVPFFSYIVNKKSIALVHHVHQDVVKYELNPFLAFIVRQLEKTIRNYPYIISVSNTTKYELIKRFRIDESKITVIYNGIDHEIYKPGEKSPTPTVLWIGRLKNYKNPLDAVKIFKKVKNNKAILYIAGGGDLEENVKRAISGQKNIIFLGKVNESQKIKLYQQAWAVISTSFIEGWGMTIVEANSCGTPAVAYSTGSLPEIIEDGVNGFLVEYKNIDMFTEKLNYILEDENVMKYLSKRSYESSLKYDWNKTADEYYKYIWRIAES; from the coding sequence GTGAAATTATTAATCACTAATCATAGAGATATTTTTCATCCTCAAGCTGGAGGTGCTGAAAGGGTAATTTACGAGGTTAGCAGAAGATTAGTAAAAAAGGGTTTTGATATAACTTGGTTAAGTGAAAATGCGGGAAATTTTAATGATGAACTTGATGGAATTAAGTTTTTACATGCGGGAAATAAATATACCCTTCATTTCCACTCTTTATCTTACGCAAAAAGAGGTTATGATGTAGTAATTGATAGTGTTGCACATGCAGTACCTTTCTTTTCTTATATAGTAAATAAAAAGTCTATAGCATTAGTGCATCACGTTCATCAGGATGTTGTTAAATACGAACTTAATCCTTTCTTAGCATTTATAGTTAGACAATTAGAAAAAACCATTAGAAATTATCCTTATATAATTTCTGTTTCAAATACTACCAAATACGAATTAATTAAGAGATTTAGAATTGATGAGAGTAAAATTACTGTAATATATAACGGAATTGACCATGAAATATATAAGCCCGGAGAAAAATCACCAACTCCTACAGTCTTGTGGATTGGCAGGCTTAAAAACTATAAAAATCCCTTAGATGCAGTAAAAATCTTTAAGAAAGTGAAAAATAATAAAGCTATACTTTACATTGCTGGTGGAGGAGATTTAGAGGAAAACGTGAAAAGAGCTATATCTGGTCAAAAAAATATAATTTTTCTTGGAAAAGTAAATGAGAGTCAAAAAATAAAACTATATCAGCAAGCTTGGGCTGTTATTTCAACTTCCTTTATTGAAGGTTGGGGAATGACAATAGTTGAAGCTAACTCTTGTGGAACACCAGCAGTTGCATATTCTACTGGATCTCTTCCAGAAATCATTGAAGATGGGGTGAATGGTTTTCTAGTTGAGTATAAAAATATAGATATGTTCACAGAAAAACTAAATTACATCTTGGAGGATGAAAATGTAATGAAATATTTGTCAAAACGTAGTTATGAGAGCTCTTTAAAATACGATTGGAATAAAACTGCTGATGAATATTATAAATATATATGGAGGATAGCCGAGTCATAG
- a CDS encoding RNA-guided endonuclease InsQ/TnpB family protein — MPNVGFRFRAYADDQTIRALKAQLRLACEMYNTLRWADIYFYQRDGKGLTQTELRQLALDLRKQDKEYRQLYSQVVQQIADRYYDARDRFFKGLAHFPKEKKPHKYYSLVYPQSGWKILESREIRTKSRKNKKKLVLLRLSNLGVFKVIVHRDFPLDKVKRVVVKLTRSERVYISFIVEGVEFPQLPKTGKVVAIDVGVEKLLTTSDGFYFPNLRPYERALEKIRKLHKVLSRKEFLSKNWFKAKVKLARGYEHLKNLRQDLYMKLGKWFAQHYDVVVMEDIDVKQLVEESERKLRMRLHDVAFHELKRILEYQLEKYGKKLLLINPAYTSKMCAKCGYVKKELTLSDRVFSCPKCGWVTDRDYNACLNILKRSGWEPSLVPVELHPLPVAKSYGQGGAMKQEAPPFRAG; from the coding sequence ATGCCCAACGTAGGGTTCCGCTTTCGTGCATATGCTGACGATCAAACAATTAGGGCGTTAAAAGCCCAGTTGAGGTTAGCATGTGAGATGTATAACACCCTACGCTGGGCAGATATCTATTTCTACCAAAGGGACGGAAAGGGTCTTACACAAACGGAGTTAAGACAACTTGCTCTAGATCTAAGAAAGCAAGATAAGGAGTACCGACAACTCTACTCACAAGTAGTACAGCAAATTGCCGATCGTTATTACGATGCTAGGGATAGGTTCTTCAAAGGTCTAGCACACTTTCCTAAGGAGAAGAAACCACATAAGTACTACTCTCTTGTTTACCCACAAAGTGGGTGGAAAATACTTGAGAGCAGGGAAATAAGGACTAAGAGTAGGAAGAATAAGAAGAAGCTGGTGTTATTGAGGTTATCAAATCTCGGCGTGTTTAAGGTCATTGTTCATAGGGACTTCCCGCTTGACAAAGTAAAGAGGGTGGTAGTTAAACTAACACGTTCAGAGAGAGTGTACATCTCCTTCATAGTTGAAGGTGTTGAATTCCCTCAACTTCCAAAGACTGGTAAGGTAGTTGCAATAGATGTTGGGGTAGAGAAACTCCTAACCACGAGTGATGGATTCTATTTCCCTAACTTGAGACCTTATGAGAGGGCACTTGAGAAGATAAGGAAACTCCACAAGGTTCTCTCGAGGAAAGAGTTCTTGTCGAAAAATTGGTTTAAAGCAAAAGTGAAGTTAGCTAGGGGTTATGAACACTTGAAGAACTTGAGACAAGATCTCTATATGAAGTTGGGTAAGTGGTTTGCACAACATTATGACGTTGTAGTAATGGAGGATATAGATGTTAAACAACTGGTGGAGGAGTCAGAAAGGAAGTTGAGGATGAGGTTACACGATGTTGCATTCCATGAGTTGAAGAGAATACTAGAATATCAGTTGGAAAAATATGGAAAGAAACTGTTGTTAATAAATCCAGCATATACTTCAAAGATGTGTGCCAAATGCGGGTACGTAAAGAAAGAGTTAACTTTGAGTGACCGTGTGTTCAGCTGTCCTAAGTGCGGTTGGGTTACTGATCGTGACTATAACGCTTGCTTAAACATATTGAAGAGATCGGGGTGGGAGCCATCCTTAGTGCCTGTGGAGCTCCACCCTCTACCCGTAGCGAAAAGCTACGGGCAAGGTGGGGCTATGAAGCAGGAAGCTCCGCCCTTCAGGGCGGGGTAG
- a CDS encoding glycosyltransferase family A protein: MVSTTVGIPTLLRNSLKKTLEALMNQSEDDFEVLITYKGNLTREIENFEKYLNIKFIEQKEGLFEEALNIILSNAKGKILITIDDDALPSKDWIRDHVIFHDNHKNVGVASGKVTGKRWINYPNYLYEKFKSTKYMEEYNEVFKDYIGYLTKTGLSVDRKEHKGNEKTLAIVGANMSLKREVYNYVRTIPFTLRGSYNETIISLQAIKMGFETRTFNKAEVYHIPNPSLSTPTKDEEWGLVVEKHTLPYAVNFIFPLEVELIKEFSTKIQGEARIGLELALKGIEEKMKPTDFRLILKKTVNGIRNL, from the coding sequence ATGGTTTCTACTACTGTAGGTATACCTACTCTATTGAGGAATTCTTTAAAAAAGACTTTAGAAGCTTTAATGAATCAAAGCGAAGATGATTTTGAGGTATTAATAACATATAAAGGAAATTTAACACGTGAAATAGAGAATTTTGAGAAATATTTGAACATAAAGTTCATAGAACAAAAAGAAGGGCTTTTTGAGGAAGCGTTAAACATTATCTTATCTAACGCAAAGGGAAAGATATTAATAACTATTGATGATGACGCATTACCTTCAAAAGATTGGATTAGAGATCATGTGATTTTTCATGACAATCATAAAAACGTAGGAGTTGCTAGTGGTAAAGTTACAGGAAAGCGATGGATAAATTATCCTAATTATTTATACGAGAAGTTTAAATCGACAAAATATATGGAGGAATATAATGAAGTTTTTAAAGATTATATTGGATATTTAACAAAGACAGGTTTAAGTGTAGATAGAAAAGAACATAAGGGTAATGAAAAGACATTAGCTATTGTAGGTGCAAATATGAGCTTAAAGAGGGAAGTTTATAATTATGTTAGGACTATTCCTTTCACGCTTAGAGGAAGTTACAATGAGACTATAATTTCTTTACAAGCTATAAAAATGGGATTTGAAACTAGGACTTTTAATAAAGCTGAAGTGTATCATATCCCAAATCCTTCACTCTCAACTCCTACTAAAGATGAAGAATGGGGTCTTGTAGTAGAAAAACATACTTTACCATATGCTGTTAACTTTATTTTTCCCTTAGAAGTTGAGCTAATAAAGGAATTTTCAACTAAAATTCAAGGAGAAGCCAGAATTGGGTTAGAATTAGCCTTAAAAGGAATAGAAGAAAAAATGAAGCCAACAGATTTTAGACTTATCTTAAAAAAGACTGTTAATGGAATTAGAAATTTGTAA
- a CDS encoding molybdopterin dinucleotide binding domain-containing protein encodes MSSSSSSVQYTAVPNNKVPLPPVTAERYSVTCRFCNVGCGYDVFVFPVGQEGGPSAGQNAIVYNMVDKVFNRNLQNYQADYTSVLPALSANSGTPWIGEGMVSKTIRYNPNTQTWEEVYILEVPSAECPVNEGNYSTRGGRNAQRIWSPFNDVASGFRVYETRIKTPLIRWNGTLQAVGWSYVIEAIAQILYYYLTNETTDYPVGPAATEVMAIRADHGGGEGGGVFGNLMPGLFLHMGLATPFVRFHYQVAFSLTEDALMEATNGKGTDTSSMLDISITDVMVMWGINEYVTSTVNLIQHIFDNLRGATVSRKQQWFEPGEPTPPGMAIVVEARPSETAHAVAAAVGCTVEQAMNGTCNVGKSQEGLPQVLVVQVNPGTDTELINAVAAYIYYTYGSTTVQNFINMYQQAQKNSNNAFTFNNTNYQYYLEYLQSKSLSDWLSEAEQITGVPQNIIQMMGDMLAKPKVGSNGQNYYKRVVIEFEKGIIWSGNYTPIYSLANLAIIIGALSGRPGCGMSTGFGHQRGAAFPLPPPPPWYPQIGLSLNQGRMLWIQMSQYVPQQLQKQGMTVNGPNIAEFVKNFYSQYTSSLVPQIYQYNPVIDYLIYSGYGKVLWVFTAVPYKLTMAGGKLAQTINHRSKLLQECVENTLSAGVPSGSTSSIISSSPYYNTSAVSSTIPQFPDPDTYAQAVISCLSGSNKQPGALFIVGNDIILNQNGLLESAAHIILPSAANHGETYEIRWNGHDRRLRLDEPFHSPPGMAMPDVWIYAMIAYRLYQLLEQNGMGSSPQAQRIYQAFNQIWTSLKNNMMQNSQPLSLIPEFSEFYYDYNWFNIYSDIWDYYVANGPTNFSSWPYGYLVPHWAPGWSQMSLSDLKATRTIGVQLTILGKTTNPDGSFTLWGLVNYAEPGIQGAINGQFRAEAVTVNPNQSVTVGNTQLPLITREVKYININDLQSMFGYDYNTLMQYVIDGLNPFPMPYVGVFGYAAQLQQKYKYWVNNGRWNIIFQSGWTDFQVSEIYRRVPFPIIAVSQQDAMNEGWNNGDLLLVYNDWGSITGVAWISNTVAPGQVFIAMAYPTSPGANQLTSPTVDPVTDNQMVKWAWANIVKIGTLPQDLVQQITFAPVQFNVPSSSSS; translated from the coding sequence ATGAGTAGTTCTTCCTCATCTGTTCAATATACTGCTGTTCCGAATAATAAGGTACCTTTACCACCAGTAACTGCAGAAAGATATTCTGTTACATGTAGGTTCTGTAATGTTGGTTGTGGATATGATGTTTTTGTATTCCCAGTAGGACAAGAGGGTGGACCCTCAGCAGGACAGAATGCTATAGTATATAACATGGTAGATAAAGTATTTAATAGAAACTTACAAAACTATCAAGCTGATTATACTAGTGTTTTGCCAGCACTTTCAGCAAATTCTGGTACTCCATGGATAGGAGAAGGAATGGTAAGCAAAACTATAAGATATAATCCAAATACTCAAACATGGGAAGAGGTTTATATATTAGAAGTACCAAGTGCCGAATGTCCAGTAAATGAGGGAAACTATTCGACTAGAGGAGGAAGAAATGCGCAGAGAATATGGAGTCCATTTAATGACGTAGCATCTGGTTTTAGAGTTTATGAGACAAGAATAAAAACTCCTTTAATAAGATGGAATGGGACTTTACAAGCTGTAGGATGGAGTTATGTAATTGAGGCAATTGCCCAAATCCTTTACTATTATCTAACTAATGAGACTACCGACTACCCGGTAGGACCAGCAGCTACTGAGGTAATGGCTATAAGAGCTGATCATGGTGGAGGAGAAGGAGGAGGAGTATTCGGTAATTTAATGCCTGGATTATTTTTACATATGGGTTTAGCTACACCCTTTGTTAGATTCCACTATCAAGTAGCTTTTTCATTGACAGAAGATGCATTAATGGAAGCGACTAATGGTAAAGGAACAGACACCTCTAGTATGTTAGATATTAGTATTACTGACGTAATGGTAATGTGGGGTATTAACGAATATGTGACTTCTACGGTTAACTTAATTCAACATATATTTGATAACTTAAGAGGAGCTACAGTAAGTAGAAAACAGCAATGGTTTGAGCCTGGTGAACCTACACCACCTGGAATGGCAATTGTAGTAGAAGCAAGGCCTTCTGAAACTGCTCACGCTGTTGCAGCTGCAGTAGGATGCACAGTAGAACAAGCTATGAATGGAACGTGTAATGTGGGTAAATCTCAAGAAGGATTACCACAAGTGTTAGTCGTTCAAGTTAATCCTGGTACCGATACTGAATTAATAAATGCTGTTGCTGCATACATTTATTACACTTATGGAAGTACAACGGTTCAGAACTTTATAAATATGTATCAACAGGCTCAAAAGAATAGTAATAATGCCTTTACTTTTAATAACACTAATTATCAATACTACTTAGAATACTTGCAATCTAAGAGTCTAAGTGACTGGTTATCGGAGGCTGAACAAATTACTGGTGTTCCTCAGAATATAATCCAAATGATGGGTGATATGTTAGCTAAACCCAAAGTTGGGAGTAACGGACAAAACTATTATAAGAGAGTTGTAATAGAATTTGAGAAAGGAATAATATGGTCAGGTAACTATACTCCAATTTATTCATTAGCTAACCTAGCTATAATTATTGGAGCTTTATCTGGTAGACCAGGTTGTGGAATGTCAACTGGATTTGGACATCAAAGAGGTGCAGCTTTTCCATTACCTCCACCACCACCATGGTATCCTCAAATCGGCCTATCATTAAATCAAGGTAGAATGTTATGGATACAAATGAGTCAATATGTTCCACAACAATTGCAGAAACAAGGTATGACAGTTAATGGACCAAATATAGCCGAATTCGTAAAGAATTTCTACTCTCAATATACTAGTAGTTTAGTACCACAAATTTATCAGTATAATCCAGTTATTGACTATCTAATCTACAGTGGATATGGTAAAGTGCTCTGGGTATTCACAGCTGTTCCGTATAAGTTAACAATGGCTGGAGGAAAGTTAGCACAGACAATAAATCATAGATCTAAATTATTACAAGAATGTGTTGAAAACACATTATCAGCAGGCGTACCTAGTGGTTCTACTTCATCAATTATATCTTCCTCACCGTATTATAATACTAGTGCTGTAAGTTCGACTATTCCACAATTTCCAGATCCAGATACATATGCTCAAGCAGTAATATCATGCTTAAGTGGTAGTAATAAACAGCCTGGTGCATTGTTCATTGTAGGTAATGATATTATATTGAATCAAAATGGATTATTAGAAAGTGCAGCCCATATAATACTGCCTTCTGCAGCAAATCATGGAGAGACTTATGAGATTAGGTGGAACGGACATGATAGAAGATTAAGATTAGATGAACCTTTCCATTCGCCACCAGGAATGGCAATGCCAGATGTATGGATATATGCTATGATTGCATATAGATTATATCAATTGCTTGAACAAAACGGAATGGGTAGTTCACCACAAGCACAGAGAATATATCAAGCGTTCAATCAGATATGGACTTCATTAAAGAATAATATGATGCAGAATTCTCAGCCATTATCATTAATACCAGAATTCTCTGAATTCTATTATGACTACAACTGGTTTAACATTTATAGTGATATATGGGATTACTATGTAGCTAATGGTCCAACAAACTTCTCCTCATGGCCTTATGGATATCTTGTACCACATTGGGCTCCAGGCTGGTCTCAAATGTCTCTTAGTGATTTGAAAGCAACCAGAACCATTGGAGTACAGTTAACGATATTAGGAAAGACAACTAATCCAGATGGAAGCTTTACATTATGGGGATTAGTTAACTACGCTGAGCCAGGTATACAAGGAGCGATAAATGGGCAATTTAGAGCTGAAGCTGTTACTGTTAATCCAAATCAATCAGTAACTGTAGGGAATACGCAACTTCCTTTAATTACTAGAGAGGTTAAATATATTAATATTAATGACTTACAATCCATGTTTGGATATGATTACAATACACTAATGCAATATGTCATAGACGGTCTCAATCCATTCCCAATGCCATATGTAGGAGTGTTTGGATATGCTGCACAATTACAACAGAAATATAAGTACTGGGTTAATAACGGAAGATGGAATATAATCTTCCAGTCTGGGTGGACAGATTTCCAAGTAAGCGAAATATATAGAAGGGTACCATTCCCAATAATTGCCGTAAGCCAGCAAGATGCTATGAACGAGGGATGGAATAATGGTGATTTACTGTTGGTATATAACGATTGGGGATCAATTACTGGTGTTGCTTGGATATCTAATACTGTAGCTCCAGGACAAGTGTTTATAGCAATGGCATATCCAACAAGTCCAGGTGCTAATCAGTTAACTTCACCTACAGTAGACCCAGTTACGGATAATCAAATGGTTAAATGGGCTTGGGCTAACATTGTAAAAATAGGAACTTTACCACAAGATCTAGTACAGCAGATTACTTTTGCACCAGTACAGTTTAATGTACCATCATCATCGTCAAGCTAA
- a CDS encoding ADP-ribose-binding protein — MIVKIIKGDITEVEAEAIVNAANSYLEHGGGVARAIVEKGGYIIQKESREYVRKYGPVPTDGVAVTSAGKLKAKYVIHAVGPRYGIEGEEKLEEAIRNALRKAEELKLSSIALPAISTGIYGYPYEICAEKMVKVIKEEYTNFKYLNTIIVSLYSEEAYNIFVEIFKRELAKEKSITLKMSP; from the coding sequence ATGATAGTTAAAATTATTAAAGGAGATATAACTGAAGTTGAAGCTGAAGCTATAGTTAATGCTGCAAATTCCTATTTAGAACATGGTGGAGGAGTAGCTAGAGCCATTGTAGAAAAAGGAGGTTATATAATTCAAAAAGAAAGTAGAGAGTATGTAAGGAAATATGGACCAGTACCAACTGATGGAGTCGCTGTTACCTCTGCAGGAAAATTAAAAGCAAAATATGTAATTCATGCAGTAGGCCCAAGATATGGAATAGAAGGGGAGGAGAAATTAGAAGAGGCTATAAGAAATGCACTTAGAAAAGCTGAGGAATTAAAGTTATCTAGTATAGCTCTTCCAGCAATTTCTACTGGTATATATGGTTATCCATATGAAATATGCGCAGAGAAAATGGTAAAAGTAATTAAAGAAGAGTATACGAACTTTAAATATCTAAATACTATAATAGTTTCCCTTTACTCAGAGGAAGCATATAATATTTTTGTCGAAATTTTTAAGAGAGAATTAGCTAAAGAAAAAAGTATTACCTTGAAAATGTCTCCTTAA